From Microbacterium rhizosphaerae:
TGCCGTAGGCGCCGCTCGAATTGTAGGCGTTGACGCGCCATCCCGACTCCCGGTTCCACAGCGCGACGAGACACGCGAACTGGTCGTCGCCCATGCCTCGGGCCTGGAGCATCTGGCGGGCGATGGCCTGAGCGCTCCCCGGGTTCGGCACCACGAACGGCGCCTTCCACGCGGTGGATGCGGTCGAGGCGGACGCGGTCTGCGTCGGCTTGGGCTTCGGCGGCACGTACACCGAGTAGCTGTCGCGCTGAAGTGTGTCGGTGCCGGCGGCGGCGTCGGCAGCGACGAGGGTCTGCGCGTTGTGGAGCGTCGATGTGTAGAGCGTCACGGGGGTGACCGCGGCCTCGGCATGGGGCGTCAGCGCCGCGCCGAGAGGACCGACGTAGGCGGCGACGAATCCGACCGCGGCGATCGCCGCGAAACCCGTCATGACACCGCGACGTCGCGACCACCTGGTCGGCTTTCGGGCCGGGGCGGGCGCCGCCTTCAAGGCCGGGGCGACCGTCTGGGCGGTCTTGGCCGCATGACGCAGCGTCCGCCGGGATGTTTCGGGAGTCATCTCGTTGCCGGAAGTCACAGTGTTGCGAGTCTAGCGAGCCGAACGCGGGGACGCCATCCGACGGCGCGCCGTGTCGCAGGACGACGCATCGGGGACCGCTCAGGCGACGGCGAGCATGACGTCGACGACGGCGTCGAGGACCGCATCCACCTGCACCTCGCTGTATCCGCCGCGCTGCATGCGGAAGGCGACCGAGCGCACCTGATCGGCGGACACCGGCGCGCCGGACGTGAAGTACCCCGCGATCCTGTCGGCGACGATGTCGACCTCGTCGATCCGGTAGCCCCACCGTCCGAACCCGACGCGGTCGAACCGCTCCTTCTTGGGCCGGCTCAGGCGATCGAGGATCACCTGAGCCTGCTCACGCGTCGAGTCCAGCCACGCGGCGGTGCCGCCCTCCGCGATCGCCTGCTCCCGCTGCCGGGACGCGAAGGCGTTCTCGATGCGCGCCAGCGCCGTGTCCACCGCCACGACCGAGTACCCGCGGCGGACCATCGGGAACGACACCGCCCGGATCGTCGCAGCGTTGACCGTGCCTTGCTCGCCGGCCTCGAAGGCGGCGCGCGCACGGATGAGGAAGGCGTCGACCGCGCGACGCTCATACCCCTTCGCGCGTCCCCTCTCGAGCGGGAAGAGCGGGGCGGATGTCGTGTCGTGAGAGGTCATGCGTGCACCAACGGGGAGAGGAGGTAGAAGAGCGCCAGAACGGCGACACCGGACGGAAGGATCGAGTCGAGACGGTCGAGGACTCCCCCGTGGCCGGGCAGCCACGAGCTCATGTCTTTGATGCCGAGGTCGCGCTTGATCATGGACTCGCCGAGATCGCCGATCGTGGCGGTCGCGAGGATGACGGCGCCGAAGACGAGTCCGGCCCACACGGGGATGTCGAGCATGAACAACGCGAGGAGGACGCCCGCCACCAGCACGCCGACCGCTGCGCCGGCGAAGCCTTCCCATGTCTTCTTGGGGCTGATTCGCGGGGCCATGGGGTGTCTGCCGAGGGTCAGGCCGGTCGCGTAGGCGGCCGTGTCCGCGACGACGACGACGATGATGCCGGCGAGCACCCACCACTGCCCGGTCTGCTCGCGCAGCAGGATCACCCCGAGGCTCCCGAGGAAGGGCACATAGAGGAACGCGAAGACGCCGATCAGGATGTCGTCGAGCACGTCGCCGTACGTCCGGCCGTCGCGAGCCGCCATCTGCCCGATCGCGCGCCACACGATGATCAGTGCGATCGCGGCGAACACCACCACCCAGTGCACCCAGTCGGCGAACAGGAAGCCCGCCGCGATCACGCCCGCGCCCGTGATCAGCTGCGGGATGACATCGATCCGGCGCCCTGCGGCCTGCAGGGCACGTGCGAACTCGAAGGCGCCGAGCAGGCACGCCGCCAGTGCGATGAGCGCGAACAGCCACGAGACGAACAGGAGCGACGCGAGGACGACCGCACCGATCCCGAGTCCGATGAGGATGGCGAGGATCAGGTCCCGGCCCGTCCGCTGCTTGATGCGCTCGTTGGCGACCTCGAACTCGGCGCGCGCCTGCGCCATGTGCTGCTCGAACTCGTTGCGCGGGATGCGGACCGCCGGCACGCCGTCCGGCCCCGACGGAGGCGGTGGGGCATCGTCGACGTCGCGAGGCTCGGCCTCGTCCTTCGACGGCGGCGCGGTCTCGTCTGCTCCCGCGGCGACCGGCTGCGGCAGCGGCGGCAGCGGCGGAAGGGGTGGCACGGCAGGAGGTGGTGGCACGGCGGGAGGCGGTGGCACGGCGGGAAGGGCGGTCGATCCG
This genomic window contains:
- a CDS encoding lytic transglycosylase domain-containing protein: MTGFAAIAAVGFVAAYVGPLGAALTPHAEAAVTPVTLYTSTLHNAQTLVAADAAAGTDTLQRDSYSVYVPPKPKPTQTASASTASTAWKAPFVVPNPGSAQAIARQMLQARGMGDDQFACLVALWNRESGWRVNAYNSSGAYGIPQALPGSKMAAYGADWQTNPATQIAWGLGYITGRYGTPCGAWGHSQSTGWY
- a CDS encoding DivIVA domain-containing protein, which translates into the protein MTSHDTTSAPLFPLERGRAKGYERRAVDAFLIRARAAFEAGEQGTVNAATIRAVSFPMVRRGYSVVAVDTALARIENAFASRQREQAIAEGGTAAWLDSTREQAQVILDRLSRPKKERFDRVGFGRWGYRIDEVDIVADRIAGYFTSGAPVSADQVRSVAFRMQRGGYSEVQVDAVLDAVVDVMLAVA
- a CDS encoding phosphatidate cytidylyltransferase, translating into MTDAPADRTPGEEGAHAPSHRKRDRSQRPDTGSTALPAVPPPPAVPPPPAVPPLPPLPPLPQPVAAGADETAPPSKDEAEPRDVDDAPPPPSGPDGVPAVRIPRNEFEQHMAQARAEFEVANERIKQRTGRDLILAILIGLGIGAVVLASLLFVSWLFALIALAACLLGAFEFARALQAAGRRIDVIPQLITGAGVIAAGFLFADWVHWVVVFAAIALIIVWRAIGQMAARDGRTYGDVLDDILIGVFAFLYVPFLGSLGVILLREQTGQWWVLAGIIVVVVADTAAYATGLTLGRHPMAPRISPKKTWEGFAGAAVGVLVAGVLLALFMLDIPVWAGLVFGAVILATATIGDLGESMIKRDLGIKDMSSWLPGHGGVLDRLDSILPSGVAVLALFYLLSPLVHA